In a single window of the Natator depressus isolate rNatDep1 chromosome 24, rNatDep2.hap1, whole genome shotgun sequence genome:
- the RIT1 gene encoding GTP-binding protein Rit1 isoform X1 — MDSGARQGGGALGQSREYKLVMLGAGGVGKSAMTMQFISHRFPEDHDPTIEDAYKIRIRIDDEPANLDILDTAGQAEFTAMRDQYMRAGEGFIICYSITDRRSFHEVREFKQLIYRVRRTDDTPVVLVGNKSDLTLLRQVSKEEGSALAREFSCPFFETSAAFRYYIDDVFHALVREIRRKEKEAVMALEKKSKPKSSVWKRLKSPFRKKKDSVT, encoded by the exons ATGGACTCTGGAGCCCGCCAGGGCGGTGGCGCCTTGGGACAATCGCGCGAGTATAAATTGGTGATGCTGGGAGCTGGAGGCGTGGGCAAGAGCG CTATGACCATGCAGTTCATCAGCCACCGGTTCCCAGAGGACCATGATCCTACCATTG AGGATGCTTATAAAATACGAATACGGATTGATGATGAACCTGCAAATTTGGACATTTTGGACACAGCAGGACAG GCAGAGTTTACAGCCATGAGGGACCAGTACATGAGGGCAGGTGAGGGATTTATCATCTGTTATTCAATCACGGACCGCCGCAGTTTTCATGAAGTGCGTGAGTTCAAACAGCTCATCTACCGTGTTCGGCGCACTGATGACACTCCTGTGGTTCTTGTGGGGAACAAATCTGATCTGACACTGCTACGACAG GTCTCCAAAGAAGAAGGCTCAGCTTTAGCACGAGAATTCAGCTGCCCTTTTTTTGAAACTTCAGCCGCGTTCCGCTATTATATCGATGATGTATTTCATGCTCTCGTGCGAGAAATCCGTAGGAAAGAGAAGGAAGCAGTAATGGCCCTGGAAAAGAAATCCAAACCCAAAAGCAGCGTATGGAAAAGACTAAAGTCACCGTTCCGAAAGAAGAAAGATTCAGTGACCTga
- the RIT1 gene encoding GTP-binding protein Rit1 isoform X2 — MTMQFISHRFPEDHDPTIEDAYKIRIRIDDEPANLDILDTAGQAEFTAMRDQYMRAGEGFIICYSITDRRSFHEVREFKQLIYRVRRTDDTPVVLVGNKSDLTLLRQVSKEEGSALAREFSCPFFETSAAFRYYIDDVFHALVREIRRKEKEAVMALEKKSKPKSSVWKRLKSPFRKKKDSVT, encoded by the exons ATGACCATGCAGTTCATCAGCCACCGGTTCCCAGAGGACCATGATCCTACCATTG AGGATGCTTATAAAATACGAATACGGATTGATGATGAACCTGCAAATTTGGACATTTTGGACACAGCAGGACAG GCAGAGTTTACAGCCATGAGGGACCAGTACATGAGGGCAGGTGAGGGATTTATCATCTGTTATTCAATCACGGACCGCCGCAGTTTTCATGAAGTGCGTGAGTTCAAACAGCTCATCTACCGTGTTCGGCGCACTGATGACACTCCTGTGGTTCTTGTGGGGAACAAATCTGATCTGACACTGCTACGACAG GTCTCCAAAGAAGAAGGCTCAGCTTTAGCACGAGAATTCAGCTGCCCTTTTTTTGAAACTTCAGCCGCGTTCCGCTATTATATCGATGATGTATTTCATGCTCTCGTGCGAGAAATCCGTAGGAAAGAGAAGGAAGCAGTAATGGCCCTGGAAAAGAAATCCAAACCCAAAAGCAGCGTATGGAAAAGACTAAAGTCACCGTTCCGAAAGAAGAAAGATTCAGTGACCTga